A window of Deltaproteobacteria bacterium contains these coding sequences:
- a CDS encoding LPP20 family lipoprotein: MKAGFKYIVLAAVASLLFACGGKKQDNNQMEGVKYPEWVMKGSGAFGGEQGRVFYGVGSVSGIKNHALARTTADNRARAEIAKIFETYTASLMKDYMASTTAGDMSASSEEQHVEQAIKTFSAVTLSGVQVVDHWIHPDGTVYALAQLDLQTFKDSMGKAKELSAAVRDYVRENAEKAHMDLEKEEAKRSGEGG; encoded by the coding sequence ATGAAGGCAGGTTTTAAGTACATTGTTTTAGCAGCAGTAGCCTCGCTTCTTTTTGCTTGTGGTGGAAAGAAACAAGACAATAATCAGATGGAAGGGGTGAAATATCCCGAATGGGTAATGAAAGGTAGTGGTGCATTTGGCGGTGAGCAAGGTCGCGTATTTTACGGAGTAGGATCAGTAAGTGGTATTAAAAATCATGCATTAGCTCGTACAACCGCTGATAACAGAGCCCGTGCAGAAATTGCCAAAATTTTTGAAACTTACACAGCATCGTTGATGAAAGATTATATGGCATCAACAACTGCTGGTGACATGTCTGCATCAAGCGAAGAGCAACATGTTGAACAAGCTATTAAGACGTTTAGCGCTGTTACACTTTCAGGCGTTCAAGTAGTTGATCATTGGATTCATCCTGATGGCACTGTTTATGCTCTTGCCCAGTTAGATCTACAGACATTTAAAGACAGCATGGGTAAAGCTAAAGAGCTTAGCGCTGCAGTTCGTGACTATGTCCGTGAGAACGCCGAAAAAGCACATATGGATCTTGAGAAAGAAGAAGCAAAAAGGTCCGGCGAAGGCGGCTGA